From a region of the Zingiber officinale cultivar Zhangliang chromosome 4B, Zo_v1.1, whole genome shotgun sequence genome:
- the LOC121977620 gene encoding putative expansin-A30: MRNLVDPSGKRTMALVVFLLLLLGTAAVSSALSIPGISIPFLPSDGWSNAHATFYGDETASETMGGACGYGNLFATGYGTATAALSTVLYLAGFSCGRCFQIRCSGSAYCNTGSPSITVTATNLCPPNLALPTNNGGWCNPPRAHFDMSKPAFMKIAYWRAGIVPVMYRRVACSRRGGVRFLLQGNGYWLLAFVMNVGASGDVGSLWVKGSKTDWIKMSHSWGASFQAFSRLSGQSLSFKVVSYTTGQTILANNVAPTNWWAGMTYQAQVNFT, from the exons ATGCGCAATCTCGTCGATCCTTCAGGCAAGAGAACGATGGCTTTAGTcgtcttcctccttctcctcctcggcaCGGCTGCCGTCTCCTCGGCCCTGAGCATCCCCGGCATATCTATACCTTTCCTCCCCTCCGACGGCTGGAGCAACGCTCACGCCACCTTCTACGGCGACGAGACGGCGTCGGAGACGATGG GCGGAGCTTGCGGGTACGGTAACCTGTTCGCCACCGGGTACGGGACGGCCACGGCGGCGCTGAGCACGGTGCTGTACTTGGCGGGGTTCTCCTGCGGGAGGTGCTTCCAGATCCGGTGCTCTGGGTCGGCGTACTGCAACACCGGCTCCCCGAGCATCACCGTCACCGCCACCAACCTCTGCCCGCCCAACCTGGCCCTGCCCACCAACAACGGCGGCTGGTGCAACCCTCCCAGAGCCCACTTCGACATGTCGAAGCCGGCCTTCATGAAGATCGCCTACTGGCGGGCCGGCATCGTCCCCGTCATGTACCGGAGGGTGGCGTGCTCGAGGAGAGGAGGGGTGCGGTTCTTGCTGCAGGGGAACGGCTACTGGCTGCTGGCTTTCGTGATGAACGTCGGAGCGTCCGGCGACGTCGGGAGCCTCTGGGTGAAGGGCAGCAAGACGGACTGGATCAAGATGAGCCACAGCTGGGGGGCTTCCTTCCAGGCCTTCTCCCGGCTCTCCGGCCAGTCGCTGTCGTTCAAGGTCGTCTCCTACACCACCGGGCAGACCATCTTGGCCAACAACGTGGCTCCGACCAACTGGTGGGCCGGCATGACGTACCAGGCGCAAGTCAACTTCACGTGA
- the LOC121977621 gene encoding peroxidase 5-like, which produces MELGRGEMLVAFFSMALWIGGVTRAEAQLKVGFYSQSCPHAEAIVKEEIEKALGDDEGVGADLIRMHFHDCFVRGCDGSILLDSTNSSKAEKDAEINLTLEGFDIIDAVKEKLEAACRGVVSCADLLAFAARDAVVHYGGIQYEVPSGRRDGKISVATDADILPSPDSELAALTHLFVSKGLSQADMIVLSGAHTVGIAHCDAFSERLYSASPALEVEYASELRKQCPRGSNNTAPMDPQSPHKFDNRYYQLVLGDRALFTSDYALLSTQGTAAQVKNLAGDYWGFQSKFAAAIVKMGAIGVLAGYDGEVRANCRVAN; this is translated from the exons ATGGAGTTGGGAAGAGGAGAGATGCTAGTGGCCTTCTTCTCCATGGCCTTGTGGATTGGTGGCGTGACGAGAGCAGAGGCTCAGCTCAAGGTCGGATTCTACTCTCAAAGCTGCCCTCACGCCGAGGCCATTGTCAAAGAGGAGATCGAGAAGGCCCTCGGAGACGACGAAGGCGTCGGCGCCGACCTGATCAGAATGCACTTCCATGATTGCTTCGTCAGG GGTTGCGATGGTTCGATTTTGCTGGATTCCACCAACAGTAGCAAAGCCGAGAAGGACGCGGAGATCAACCTCACGCTCGAAGGATTCGACATTATCGACGCCGTGAAGGAGAAGCTGGAAGCCGCCTGCAGGGGAGTTGTCTCCTGCGCCGATCTCCTCGCCTTCGCTGCCAGAGACGCCGTCGTTCAT TACGGAGGAATTCAGTACGAGGTGCCGTCGGGGAGAAGGGACGGGAAGATCTCCGTTGCCACCGACGCTGACATCCTCCCTTCGCCGGACTCTGAGCTCGCCGCGCTCACCCACTTGTTCGTCTCCAAAGGGTTGAGTCAGGCCGACATGATCGTCCTGTCGGGGGCCCACACCGTGGGCATTGCGCACTGCGACGCCTTCTCCGAGCGGCTGTACTCGGCATCCCCGGCGCTGGAGGTGGAGTACGCGTCGGAGCTGAGGAAGCAGTGCCCGCGGGGGAGCAACAATACCGCACCGATGGACCCGCAGTCGCCGCACAAGTTTGACAACCGCTACTACCAACTCGTGCTCGGCGACCGCGCGCTGTTCACCTCCGACTACGCGCTGCTGTCCACGCAAGGCACGGCGGCGCAGGTGAAGAACCTCGCCGGCGACTACTGGGGCTTCCAGAGTAAGTTCGCCGCCGCCATCGTGAAGATGGGCGCCATCGGCGTCCTCGCTGGCTACGACGGTGAGGTTCGGGCCAACTGCCGAGTCGCCAACTGA